One part of the Rattus rattus isolate New Zealand chromosome 14, Rrattus_CSIRO_v1, whole genome shotgun sequence genome encodes these proteins:
- the LOC116883871 gene encoding prolactin-7A2-like, with protein sequence MPLSFPQPRLWALLLMVVSNLLLWDNVASGTLTSHETDGDPVSIKGLLNNATRLSQNIRNLNIVLRRKYTVHEISPLLFGSNIHDFHEHLEFVVKTLTSCHNYSIKTPENLDKARQIPFKDFPKVILSRVWAWNETSKNLLNILRSIPETHDDVISLAKDIETKLAELSEYIQTILSSIYGPTEDVDYTIFSGLEDLRSSHDEFRIFALCKFSYCLRDDIRMIELYLELLECVKNVNVDMCLSNYSRDAS encoded by the exons ATGCCACTGTCTTTTCCTCAACCACGCCTCT GGGCACTTCTTTTGATGGTGGTGTCAAACCTCCTTTTATGGGATAATGTGGCCTCTGGAACATTGACTAGTCATGAGACTGATGGTGATCCAGTATCCATCAAGGGACTGTTAAATAATGCCACCAGACTGTCTCAGAATATCAGGAACCTGAACATAGTATTGCGCAGGAAATAT ACAGTCCATGAAATCTCTCCCCTCCTATTTGGTAGTAAT ATACATGACTTTCACGAGCATCTGGAGTTCGTGGTCAAGACTCTCACCTCCTGCCACAATTATTCCATTAAAACTCCAGAAAACTTGGATAAAGCTCGACAGATCCCT TTTAAGGACTTTCCAAAGGTGATCCTCAGTAGAGTGTGGGCTTGGAATGAAACTTCTAAAAATCTACTGAACATACTCAGAAGTATTCCAGAAACGCATGATGACGTCATTTCACTCGCCAAAGATATTGAAACAAAATTGGCAGAGCTTTCTGAATATATCCAGACTATACTTAGCTCG atTTATGGACCAACAGAAGATGTAGATTACACCATCTTTTCCGGTCTTGAAGACTTAAGATCATCTCATGATGAGTTTCGCATCTTTGCTCTTTGTAAATTTTCCTATTGCTTACGTGATGATATACGTATGATTGAATTATATTTGGAGCTATTGGAGTGTGTGAAAAATGTTAATGTTGATATGTGCTTATCCAACTATAGCAGAGATGCTTCTTGA